One Acetobacter ghanensis DNA window includes the following coding sequences:
- a CDS encoding DUF192 domain-containing protein: MAALVGSAGVAWGLPALAEDAGEPTQAQPVLPKEPLTIVSASGQHVFSVELAKTPRQQQVGEMFRTQVPQDGGMLFPWGTLQQSDMWMENTLVPLDIVFIGPDQRVQSIVENAVPQSLAHISSHGPALATLELAGGVTAKLGIVVGDKVESASLAPQAAKGTLTQQASQP, encoded by the coding sequence ATGGCCGCACTGGTAGGGAGTGCGGGCGTGGCATGGGGTTTGCCTGCTCTGGCGGAGGATGCGGGGGAACCCACACAGGCCCAGCCGGTCCTGCCCAAGGAGCCCCTGACCATTGTTTCCGCCAGCGGGCAGCATGTCTTTTCTGTTGAGCTGGCCAAAACGCCGCGCCAGCAGCAGGTGGGCGAGATGTTCCGCACACAGGTCCCGCAGGATGGGGGGATGTTGTTCCCTTGGGGTACGCTCCAGCAGAGCGATATGTGGATGGAAAACACCCTTGTCCCGCTCGACATCGTCTTTATCGGGCCTGACCAGCGCGTGCAGTCCATTGTGGAAAACGCCGTGCCGCAAAGTCTGGCCCACATCAGCAGCCACGGCCCCGCTTTGGCGACGTTGGAACTGGCTGGGGGCGTAACCGCCAAATTGGGCATTGTGGTGGGCGACAAGGTGGAATCAGCCTCCCTTGCGCCGCAGGCCGCCAAAGGCACCCTGACGCAACAGGCCAGCCAACCATAA
- a CDS encoding MBL fold metallo-hydrolase — protein MQVSYPGMQLRVVPVTPFRQNCSILWNADTGRCIMVDVGGDADVLMDFLHRKGLTLEAILLTHGHLDHAGGVAALCRALEAQGKPHPTVIGPDERDAFLLSSITDQARHFGLSGLENASVDRFAQDGEVLEFLGCHLRVVHVPGHTPGHVVLVDEQARFAFVGDVLFRGSVGRTDFAYGNGPQLISGIRQKLLPLGDDIVIVPGHGGLSTLGAERTGNPFLQD, from the coding sequence ATGCAGGTTTCCTATCCCGGAATGCAGTTACGCGTCGTTCCGGTTACGCCATTCAGGCAGAACTGCTCCATTCTGTGGAATGCGGATACGGGCAGGTGCATTATGGTGGATGTTGGGGGGGATGCGGATGTCCTGATGGATTTTCTGCACCGCAAAGGCCTGACGCTGGAGGCCATTCTGCTGACCCACGGCCATCTTGACCATGCTGGTGGTGTTGCGGCCTTGTGCCGCGCGCTAGAGGCGCAGGGTAAACCCCACCCCACGGTAATCGGGCCGGATGAGCGGGACGCGTTTTTGCTATCCTCCATAACCGATCAGGCCCGGCATTTTGGTCTTTCCGGGTTGGAGAACGCCTCGGTCGATCGTTTTGCGCAGGATGGCGAGGTGCTGGAATTTCTGGGTTGCCATTTGCGTGTTGTGCATGTGCCGGGGCATACGCCGGGGCATGTGGTGCTGGTGGATGAGCAGGCGCGCTTTGCCTTTGTGGGCGATGTGCTGTTCCGCGGTTCCGTTGGTCGCACGGATTTTGCATACGGTAATGGCCCCCAGCTTATAAGCGGCATAAGGCAAAAGCTGCTGCCGTTGGGGGATGATATTGTGATAGTGCCCGGTCATGGTGGTCTTTCAACACTGGGTGCGGAACGGACCGGTAATCCATTTTTGCAAGACTAG
- a CDS encoding host attachment protein codes for MTEERDGLVVYVVADGGKVRFLHDDQGEMRDVTDVKAEGHEDTPGKLPPETDPRTAAKEGFARNVADRINAMVAHGAKVAGFVIAAPAPIMHDIRAHLSKPAEAKVIKTLIKDLTNIPAHELHKHFDIPATGWVLPG; via the coding sequence ATGACTGAAGAAAGAGACGGCCTGGTTGTTTACGTTGTGGCAGATGGCGGCAAAGTACGCTTTTTGCATGATGATCAGGGCGAAATGCGCGATGTGACCGACGTTAAGGCCGAAGGCCACGAAGACACTCCCGGCAAACTCCCCCCCGAAACCGACCCCCGTACGGCTGCCAAGGAAGGCTTTGCCCGTAACGTGGCTGACCGCATTAACGCCATGGTCGCACACGGCGCCAAGGTGGCTGGCTTTGTTATTGCCGCTCCGGCCCCCATTATGCACGACATCCGCGCCCATCTGAGCAAACCGGCTGAAGCCAAGGTGATCAAGACCCTTATCAAGGATCTGACCAACATTCCGGCGCACGAACTGCACAAGCATTTTGATATTCCGGCAACCGGCTGGGTGCTGCCGGGCTGA
- a CDS encoding XdhC family protein, with the protein MTVPAPPPQLLTPLDHALAWAKAGKPVALATVTGTWGSSPRPAGSCMAIGADGAVEGSVSGGCVETDVMAHAQDIMAGSPAQTLEYGVSSARAWEVGLACGGRLDVQVEAINSPACPTGTLPLNLLEQACACMASRQPAALVRLPDGAQHALVVQSAQGCTVQSGTCPPEICKAAQSRMQHGRSGEEADATGQNWFVQPLVPAPRLLIVGAVHIAQSLARMASMVGLAPVVIDPREALATVQRFPGLVPGQTLLTEWPDEAMQTLGVDSMTAIATLTHDAKLDDPTLEEALRSPAFYIGALGSRKTQASRMKRLRELGFSEEELRRIRGPIGLAIGAVGAEEIALSILAEIVAVRRQAPLAQARGW; encoded by the coding sequence ATGACAGTTCCAGCCCCCCCTCCCCAACTCCTGACACCACTGGACCACGCACTGGCTTGGGCAAAGGCCGGCAAGCCCGTGGCCCTTGCCACCGTAACCGGCACGTGGGGCAGCTCCCCCCGTCCGGCGGGAAGCTGCATGGCCATAGGGGCAGACGGCGCGGTGGAAGGCTCCGTCAGCGGTGGGTGCGTGGAGACCGATGTGATGGCCCACGCGCAGGACATTATGGCCGGAAGCCCCGCACAAACGCTGGAATACGGCGTAAGCAGCGCCCGTGCGTGGGAAGTCGGGCTGGCCTGTGGCGGGCGGTTGGACGTGCAGGTAGAGGCCATAAATTCCCCCGCCTGCCCCACCGGAACCCTGCCCCTAAACCTGCTGGAACAGGCCTGCGCGTGCATGGCCAGCCGCCAGCCCGCCGCCCTTGTGCGCCTGCCAGATGGCGCGCAGCACGCGCTTGTTGTGCAAAGTGCACAAGGCTGCACTGTGCAATCTGGCACCTGCCCGCCCGAAATTTGCAAGGCTGCCCAAAGCCGAATGCAGCACGGACGCAGCGGGGAGGAAGCAGACGCCACGGGGCAAAACTGGTTTGTGCAGCCGCTTGTGCCCGCGCCGCGCCTGCTAATTGTTGGAGCGGTGCATATTGCCCAGTCCCTTGCCCGCATGGCCAGCATGGTCGGGCTTGCCCCGGTGGTGATTGACCCGCGTGAGGCACTGGCCACTGTCCAGCGCTTTCCCGGCCTTGTACCCGGCCAAACGCTGCTGACTGAATGGCCCGATGAGGCCATGCAAACTCTTGGCGTGGACAGCATGACCGCCATTGCCACCCTGACGCATGACGCCAAGCTGGATGACCCCACACTGGAGGAAGCCCTGCGCAGCCCCGCTTTTTATATTGGGGCGCTGGGCTCGCGCAAAACACAGGCCAGCCGCATGAAGCGCCTGCGCGAACTGGGCTTTAGTGAGGAAGAACTCCGCCGCATCCGTGGCCCCATAGGGCTGGCCATCGGCGCCGTGGGGGCGGAGGAAATAGCTCTGTCCATTCTGGCCGAAATTGTTGCCGTGCGTAGGCAGGCCCCCCTAGCGCAGGCGCGCGGATGGTAA
- a CDS encoding nucleotidyltransferase family protein: MVTELAGTLAIVLAAGQSSRTGAQHKLLAPDASGCPMLVRTLHNTLQSAAAHVLVLLPPNRPELAALPLALPDYGTRLSTQTVADAQKGLSASLHTGVRAALAMQARSLLVCLGDMPLVPTHLLNALLYEQHTTQAPVVAAQRHNKPGNPVVWSCRLFTALLGVTGDQGGRQILRDLGPDVRLLPAPATLLEDFDTPDRLAAFARMAPPPG, encoded by the coding sequence ATGGTAACGGAACTGGCAGGCACGCTGGCCATTGTGCTGGCGGCTGGCCAGTCCTCCCGCACGGGGGCGCAGCACAAACTGCTGGCGCCCGATGCCAGCGGGTGCCCCATGCTGGTCCGCACACTCCACAACACGCTGCAAAGTGCCGCCGCCCATGTGCTGGTGCTGCTCCCTCCCAACCGGCCGGAGTTGGCCGCCCTGCCCCTCGCCCTGCCAGATTATGGCACACGCCTGAGCACACAAACCGTAGCGGACGCGCAAAAGGGGCTTTCCGCCTCGCTTCATACCGGCGTGCGGGCCGCGCTGGCCATGCAGGCCCGCAGCCTGCTTGTGTGTCTGGGGGATATGCCTCTTGTTCCCACCCACCTGCTCAACGCGCTGCTATACGAGCAGCACACAACGCAGGCCCCTGTTGTGGCGGCACAACGCCACAACAAGCCCGGCAACCCGGTGGTTTGGTCCTGCCGTCTTTTTACCGCGCTGCTTGGCGTAACGGGCGACCAGGGCGGCCGCCAGATTCTGCGCGACCTTGGGCCAGACGTGCGCCTGCTACCCGCCCCCGCCACACTGCTGGAAGACTTTGATACGCCCGACAGGCTGGCCGCGTTTGCACGTATGGCCCCGCCCCCCGGTTGA
- a CDS encoding RidA family protein, which produces MSKILRTNPNPILSAAVEYHGFVFTQGVVARDLEQDIEGQTRDVLAQLDALLEQHGTDNTRLLQAQIWLKDINDRDKLNALWSAWLPEGQAPARACVQGILADPRMLVEIMLVTTK; this is translated from the coding sequence ATGAGCAAAATCCTGCGCACCAACCCCAACCCCATTTTGTCCGCCGCGGTGGAATACCACGGCTTTGTGTTTACGCAGGGTGTGGTGGCCCGCGATCTGGAACAGGACATTGAAGGCCAGACCCGCGATGTGCTCGCCCAGCTTGACGCCCTGCTGGAACAGCACGGGACAGACAACACCCGCCTGCTTCAGGCCCAGATCTGGCTGAAGGACATTAACGACCGCGACAAGCTGAACGCCCTGTGGAGCGCATGGCTGCCGGAAGGTCAGGCCCCCGCCCGCGCCTGTGTGCAGGGTATTCTGGCTGACCCGCGTATGCTGGTCGAAATTATGCTGGTCACCACCAAATAA